Proteins encoded together in one Flavobacteriales bacterium window:
- a CDS encoding GDP-mannose 4,6-dehydratase has translation MDRHVLITGGAGFIGSHLVDRLLAEGGWRITVLDNFDPFYPRAVKERNLAGALGHPQLRMVEADLLAPDLEALLGEAPIDLIVHIAAKAGVRPSIADPIGYHRVNVTGTLALLEMARRRKVPHFILASSSSVYGENPNVPWKESEHGLVPISPYAATKLAAEQFARVHSALHGLQVTVLRFFTVYGPRQRPDLAIHQFFRKVAAGETILQFGDGTTQRDYTYVDDIVSGVRAAMDRSKGAPYEVYNLGNSGTVMLRELIAAIEREVGRKAVVEVRPEQPGDVPRTFADVSKAGRDLGFHPSTPLAEGLACFHAWFRTEAVAAR, from the coding sequence ATGGACAGGCATGTGCTCATCACAGGCGGGGCGGGCTTCATCGGGAGCCACCTCGTGGACCGGCTGCTCGCCGAGGGCGGCTGGCGGATCACCGTGCTGGACAACTTCGACCCCTTCTATCCGCGGGCGGTGAAGGAGCGCAACCTGGCCGGTGCGCTCGGCCATCCCCAGCTACGCATGGTGGAGGCGGACCTGCTGGCGCCCGACCTGGAGGCGTTGCTGGGGGAGGCCCCGATCGACCTCATCGTGCACATCGCGGCCAAGGCGGGTGTGCGGCCCAGCATCGCCGACCCCATCGGCTACCACCGCGTGAACGTCACCGGCACGCTGGCCCTGCTGGAGATGGCGCGCCGCCGCAAGGTGCCGCACTTCATCCTGGCCAGCAGCAGCAGCGTGTACGGCGAGAACCCGAACGTGCCGTGGAAGGAGAGCGAGCACGGCCTGGTGCCCATCAGCCCCTACGCCGCCACCAAGCTGGCCGCCGAGCAGTTCGCGCGGGTGCACTCCGCCCTGCACGGCCTACAGGTCACCGTGCTGCGCTTCTTCACGGTCTATGGCCCGCGCCAGCGGCCCGACCTGGCCATCCATCAGTTCTTCCGCAAGGTGGCCGCAGGCGAGACGATCCTGCAGTTCGGCGACGGCACCACGCAACGCGACTATACCTATGTGGACGACATCGTGTCGGGGGTGCGCGCGGCGATGGACCGCAGCAAAGGCGCGCCGTACGAGGTGTACAACCTGGGCAACAGCGGCACGGTGATGCTGCGGGAGCTCATCGCGGCCATCGAGCGCGAGGTGGGCCGCAAGGCGGTGGTGGAGGTGCGTCCCGAGCAGCCGGGTGACGTGCCGCGCACCTTCGCCGACGTCAGCAAGGCGGGGCGCGACCTGGGCTTCCATCCGAGCACGCCGCTGGCCGAGGGGCTTGCGTGCTTCCATGCGTGGTTCCGCACCGAGGCGGTGGCCGCACGCTGA
- a CDS encoding glycosyltransferase family 4 protein, with protein MGSRVIGISHKTRYWQHYVFSHPPEGYRYSRMLDFPWHMTGIVSAFLWHTRYFFPVKRCDLFHTYNCIVANRHPWVIEVESYLPRYKPMREDHPLFRWGLRRLASDDCRALFYTSEHTYRMNRDKLVAAGVDPSKMHVVYRAVEQYTRGEKDANVFTILFAGNGFYRKGGIELLKAFQRLGRPEARLVIVSGLEVDWGVFPTDADRQWAERTIAEDPRITLHRGLPHAALLQHMRTADVFVSTTFADPFNNTILEAMGAQLPVIGSRISSLPEIVQHDRNGWLLEVEGLDSDTIADDIVLHLRRLMDDAALLRRMGDASLEVVREKFDIRVRNARLIELYGRALGD; from the coding sequence ATGGGTTCCCGCGTCATCGGCATCTCGCACAAGACCCGCTACTGGCAGCACTACGTGTTCAGCCATCCGCCGGAGGGCTACCGCTACTCGCGGATGCTGGACTTCCCGTGGCACATGACGGGCATCGTGAGCGCCTTCCTGTGGCATACGCGCTACTTCTTCCCGGTGAAGCGCTGCGACCTTTTCCATACGTACAACTGCATCGTCGCCAACCGGCACCCGTGGGTGATCGAGGTGGAGAGCTACCTGCCGCGCTACAAGCCCATGCGCGAGGACCATCCGCTGTTCCGCTGGGGGCTTCGGCGGCTGGCCTCGGATGATTGCCGCGCTCTCTTCTACACCAGCGAGCACACCTATCGCATGAACCGCGACAAGCTGGTGGCCGCCGGGGTGGATCCGTCCAAGATGCACGTGGTGTACCGGGCGGTGGAGCAGTACACGCGGGGCGAGAAGGATGCGAACGTCTTCACCATCCTCTTCGCGGGCAACGGCTTCTACCGCAAGGGCGGCATCGAACTGCTCAAGGCCTTCCAGCGGCTGGGGCGGCCGGAGGCCCGGCTGGTGATCGTGAGCGGCCTGGAGGTGGACTGGGGTGTATTCCCCACGGACGCGGACCGGCAGTGGGCCGAGCGGACCATCGCCGAGGACCCGCGCATCACCCTGCACCGCGGGTTGCCGCACGCGGCCCTGCTGCAGCACATGCGCACGGCGGACGTCTTCGTCAGCACCACCTTCGCCGACCCGTTCAACAACACCATCCTGGAGGCCATGGGTGCCCAGCTGCCGGTGATCGGCTCGCGCATCAGCAGCCTGCCCGAGATCGTGCAGCACGACCGCAACGGCTGGCTGCTGGAGGTGGAGGGCCTGGACAGCGACACCATCGCGGACGACATCGTGCTCCACCTGCGCCGCCTGATGGACGATGCCGCCCTGCTTCGGCGCATGGGCGACGCCTCGCTGGAGGTCGTGCGGGAGAAGTTCGACATCCGCGTGCGCAACGCCCGCCTCATCGAGCTCTACGGCAGGGCGCTGGGCGACTGA